A stretch of DNA from Nevskiales bacterium:
CGCGCGGTGGCGGCGGTGTCCTCGGAGCGGCGCACGCCGCTGACCGAGGCCGACAAGCGCCACATCCTCGAGCGGCTGATCGACGAGGAACTGCTGGCCCAGCATGGCCTGGCGCTCGGACTGGTCGAGCAGGACCGCCGGCTGCGCGGCCAGCTGGTGCAGCAGGTGTTGCAGACCGCGGCCGCGGCGGGGGCCGGGCGCGACCATACCGACGACGAGCTGCGCGCCTTCTTTGAGCAGAACCGCGATTTCTTCACCCCGCCGGCACGGCTGCGCGTCGCCGCCGCGCGCATCCACGCCGACGGCCGGCGCGGCGAATTCCTGCCGCCGGTGCCGGACGCGCTGCTGCCGCCGGCCCAGCTGCGCAGCTACCTGGGGCCGTCGCTGACACAGACGGCGCTGGCGCTGGCGCCGGGCGAAGTCAGCGAACCCCAGGCGGTGGGCGAGGGCTATGCGGTGATCGAGGTGCTGGAGCGCGAGCCCGGGACCGCGCCGGATTTCGAGGCTGTGCGCGAGCAGGTGCGCGCCGAGC
This window harbors:
- a CDS encoding peptidylprolyl isomerase, which encodes MQPDTAIRARWLLIAGLAAGILMAASGVLDRDDALPPQAVARVNDRLIPRDAWLRAVAAVSSERRTPLTEADKRHILERLIDEELLAQHGLALGLVEQDRRLRGQLVQQVLQTAAAAGAGRDHTDDELRAFFEQNRDFFTPPARLRVAAARIHADGRRGEFLPPVPDALLPPAQLRSYLGPSLTQTALALAPGEVSEPQAVGEGYAVIEVLEREPGTAPDFEAVREQVRAELQRRADEAAVRRLLQQLREDNRVTVTDDLE